The stretch of DNA AGACATTGAATTTGAAATTGTCATTGAAATTGCCATTGAATGAAAAAGACTAACTATCTTAAATTATTACGGCCCCCATTGTGGAGTGGCTTTTTAATTTACGGCATTATACTCGTCCGCATTGCCCCTTGGCCACCGGGAGATATCAGTTGGGTAAAAGCCATATTGGTGCTGGCGCCCCTCTTTTTTGTTCCCATGGGTTGGCGAATGACAACAGACGGCAATTGCTTTGGCTTTGCCCTTTTGGGAGGAGGCACGGCCATGGGTTTCGCTTTTATCCTACCAGCTGGTTATTTAGCAGGGCTCTTAGCGATGAGTTGGTTGGTGATGACCTTGGTCTTGGCCAGTAAAGTTTGGTCGAGGTATAGGGTAGCAAGAAAAACAAGTTATGTCGCATGGAGTCACTTGGCCGCTTTTTTATACCTGCCCATTGGAGCAGCCTGGGCGGTGGCCGACCGGCTAGGAATTTACCCCTTGGGTTTTAGCCCTGCCATTGTTTTGCTGACGGCAGTCCATTTTCATTTTGCCGGCTTTCTATTGCCCTTGATCAGTGCTAAGATTTTAAATCAAGGTCCGATTCGGCTACGTAGACT from Saprospiraceae bacterium encodes:
- a CDS encoding YndJ family transporter gives rise to the protein MKKTNYLKLLRPPLWSGFLIYGIILVRIAPWPPGDISWVKAILVLAPLFFVPMGWRMTTDGNCFGFALLGGGTAMGFAFILPAGYLAGLLAMSWLVMTLVLASKVWSRYRVARKTSYVAWSHLAAFLYLPIGAAWAVADRLGIYPLGFSPAIVLLTAVHFHFAGFLLPLISAKILNQGPIRLRRLLDGLVALGVPLVAMGITITQLKGSILFETLSASIMALGGLGIAILHIWRSGNQEEPLIRWFWRLGGLCLGAGMLLALAYGWRAFFPISFLSIPWMYAVHGTLNAVGVGVFLLTGWHYDGKAGRIS